Proteins encoded within one genomic window of Actinoplanes octamycinicus:
- a CDS encoding MFS transporter — protein sequence MSVALVAGFMTLLDISIVNVALPSIRAYLNLGSGELQWVLSGYALTFGLLLVPAGRYGDARGRRNVFIFGVALFTLASAAAGLATSALWLVVARLVQGAAGGIVNPQVSGLIQELFEPAERGRPFGLLGATIGVSTAVGPLLGGLLIQVFGTAEGWRWIFYINVPIGLVAIALAARWIPARARKERETLDPVGVTLLGVGVFLLLLPLVQEREWSGPAKWLLLVPAAAVLAGFWAWERRFSRHAPSVIDLELFRVRSYSLGTLVGVLYFGGFTSIFFTYTLFLQNGLHYSALQAGLAITPFALGSAVTSALGGRKVSETGRTLVVAGLVTVAAGLAGTILALTLVSGSAAGWATVLPLLVAGLGSGLVISPNQTITLSEVPVRRAGSAAAVLQTGQRIGTAVGIAGVGAVFFNRLDHHQGDWGLAFRTSLAVTIAFVGAALIAAVADVRAGRVDDRVCAEDS from the coding sequence ATGAGCGTCGCGCTGGTGGCCGGCTTCATGACCCTGCTCGACATCAGCATCGTCAACGTGGCGCTGCCGTCGATCCGCGCCTACCTGAACCTGGGCTCCGGCGAGCTGCAGTGGGTCCTGTCCGGCTACGCGCTCACCTTCGGCCTGCTGCTGGTGCCGGCCGGCCGGTACGGCGACGCCCGCGGCCGGCGTAACGTCTTCATCTTCGGCGTAGCCCTGTTCACCCTGGCCAGCGCGGCCGCCGGGCTGGCCACCAGCGCGCTGTGGCTGGTCGTCGCCCGGCTGGTCCAGGGCGCCGCCGGCGGCATCGTGAACCCGCAGGTGTCCGGCCTGATCCAGGAGCTGTTCGAGCCGGCCGAGCGGGGCCGGCCGTTCGGGCTGCTGGGCGCGACGATCGGGGTGTCCACGGCGGTCGGGCCGCTGCTCGGCGGCCTGCTCATCCAGGTCTTCGGGACGGCCGAGGGCTGGCGCTGGATCTTCTACATCAACGTGCCGATCGGCCTGGTCGCGATCGCGCTCGCCGCCCGCTGGATCCCGGCCCGGGCGCGGAAGGAACGGGAGACGCTCGACCCGGTCGGTGTCACGCTGCTCGGGGTCGGCGTCTTCCTGCTGCTGTTGCCGCTGGTGCAGGAGCGGGAATGGTCCGGGCCGGCCAAGTGGCTGCTGCTGGTGCCGGCCGCCGCGGTGCTGGCCGGGTTCTGGGCGTGGGAGCGGCGGTTCAGCCGGCACGCCCCCTCGGTGATCGACCTGGAGCTGTTCCGGGTCCGGTCGTACTCGCTGGGCACCCTGGTCGGGGTGCTCTACTTCGGCGGGTTCACCTCGATCTTCTTCACCTACACGCTGTTCCTGCAGAACGGGCTGCACTACTCCGCGCTGCAGGCCGGGCTGGCGATCACACCGTTCGCGCTGGGCTCGGCGGTGACCTCGGCGCTGGGCGGCCGCAAGGTGAGCGAGACCGGCCGCACGCTGGTGGTCGCCGGCCTGGTCACGGTCGCCGCCGGGCTGGCCGGCACGATCCTGGCGCTCACCCTGGTGAGCGGCTCGGCGGCCGGCTGGGCGACGGTCCTCCCGCTGCTCGTCGCCGGGCTGGGCAGCGGCCTGGTGATCAGTCCGAACCAGACGATCACGCTGTCCGAGGTGCCGGTACGGCGGGCCGGGAGCGCGGCCGCGGTGCTGCAGACCGGGCAGCGGATCGGCACCGCGGTCGGGATCGCCGGGGTGGGCGCGGTCTTCTTCAACCGGCTCGACCACCACCAGGGCGACTGGGGGCTGGCGTTCCGGACATCGCTCGCCGTGACGATCGCCTTCGTCGGGGCGGCGCTGATCGCCGCGGTCGCCGACGTGCGGGCCGGCCGCGTGGACGATCGCGTATGCGCGGAGGACTCCTGA
- a CDS encoding anthrone oxygenase family protein: MTVTATRSRAGVLTGVLTAALVCTGLMAGIFFAFTVSVMPGLHETDDRTFVTAMRGINAAIENGLFGLVFVGALGFTGLAAVLLARSGRRAAAWWAGAAAVLYLLVLILTMGVEVPLNDQLARAGDDFARARHDFEGVWVPVNDLRTVLTALALACLGPALAKRTAGVSR, translated from the coding sequence GTGACCGTGACCGCCACCCGGTCCCGGGCCGGTGTCCTCACCGGCGTGCTGACCGCCGCGCTGGTCTGCACCGGGCTGATGGCCGGGATCTTCTTCGCCTTCACCGTCTCGGTCATGCCCGGGCTGCACGAGACCGACGACCGCACCTTCGTGACCGCCATGCGAGGGATCAACGCGGCCATCGAGAACGGCCTGTTCGGTCTGGTCTTCGTCGGGGCGCTGGGCTTCACCGGGCTGGCCGCGGTGCTGCTCGCGCGATCCGGCCGGCGGGCCGCGGCCTGGTGGGCGGGCGCCGCGGCGGTGCTCTACCTGCTGGTGCTGATCCTGACGATGGGCGTCGAGGTGCCGCTCAACGATCAGCTCGCCCGGGCCGGCGACGACTTCGCCCGCGCCCGCCACGACTTCGAGGGCGTCTGGGTGCCGGTCAACGACCTGCGCACCGTGCTGACCGCGCTGGCGCTGGCCTGTCTCGGCCCGGCGCTGGCCAAGCGGACGGCCGGCGTGTCACGGTGA
- a CDS encoding DUF6766 family protein: MRRFLRENSLGLVFGLLFLIVLVGQAFAGHADFNQQQLSEGLPEIGLGRYLTSASFGVDVLENWQSEYLQFFLYIWFTVWLLQKGSPESKELDKPGRESDRDQKVGHFADARSPKWARASGFRLWLFSNSLGLVMGLIFLLSWLGQSITGWAAYNEEQLGDLQDPVTWATYVTEPDFWNRTLQNWQSELLAVASMAILAIYLRQRGSSQSKPVGAAHTATGVEG, translated from the coding sequence ATGAGACGCTTCCTGCGGGAGAACTCGCTGGGCCTGGTCTTCGGCCTGCTCTTCCTGATCGTGCTGGTCGGTCAGGCCTTCGCCGGACACGCCGACTTCAACCAGCAGCAGCTCAGCGAGGGCCTCCCGGAGATCGGCCTGGGCCGCTACCTGACCTCGGCCAGCTTCGGCGTCGACGTGCTGGAGAACTGGCAGTCCGAGTACCTGCAGTTCTTCCTCTACATCTGGTTCACCGTGTGGCTGCTGCAGAAGGGCTCGCCGGAGTCCAAAGAGCTGGACAAGCCGGGCCGGGAGTCGGATCGGGACCAGAAGGTCGGCCACTTCGCCGACGCCCGCTCACCGAAGTGGGCCCGCGCCAGTGGTTTCCGCCTCTGGCTCTTCTCCAACTCGCTCGGCCTGGTGATGGGGCTGATCTTCCTGCTCTCCTGGCTCGGCCAGTCGATCACCGGCTGGGCGGCGTACAACGAAGAGCAGCTCGGCGACCTGCAGGACCCGGTCACCTGGGCGACCTACGTCACCGAGCCGGACTTCTGGAACCGCACGCTGCAGAACTGGCAGTCCGAGCTGCTCGCGGTCGCCTCGATGGCGATCCTCGCGATCTACCTGCGCCAGCGCGGCTCCTCGCAGTCCAAGCCGGTCGGCGCCGCGCACACCGCCACCGGCGTGGAGGGATAA
- a CDS encoding NmrA family NAD(P)-binding protein produces the protein MTILVLGGTGKTGRRVARLLAGRDVPVRIGSRAAQPRFDWEDPGTWTGALDGIDAVYLSYQPDLAFPGATETVRGFVEQAVKQGVTRIVLLAGRGEPAAEDAEDVVKESGVQWTVLRSSFFAQNFSEDFFQPAVLAGEIALPVGEAAEPFVDADDIAEVAAAALTDERHHGRTYDLTGPRLLTFAEVAAELSAATGREIRFLPVSKADYVAALRAEGLPEELAELFALVTDGRNAHLGYGVQQALGRPARDFAGYARNAAATGVWS, from the coding sequence ATGACAATTCTGGTTCTGGGCGGGACAGGCAAGACCGGGCGGCGAGTGGCGCGACTCCTCGCGGGGCGGGACGTACCGGTACGGATCGGGTCGCGAGCGGCACAGCCGCGGTTCGACTGGGAAGACCCGGGGACCTGGACGGGGGCGCTCGACGGGATCGACGCGGTCTACCTGTCCTATCAGCCGGACCTGGCGTTCCCCGGCGCCACCGAGACGGTGCGCGGCTTCGTGGAGCAGGCGGTGAAGCAGGGCGTGACCCGGATCGTGCTGCTCGCCGGGCGCGGGGAGCCCGCCGCCGAGGACGCCGAGGACGTGGTCAAGGAGTCCGGGGTGCAGTGGACCGTGCTGCGGTCCAGCTTCTTCGCGCAGAACTTCAGCGAGGACTTCTTCCAGCCGGCCGTGCTGGCCGGCGAGATCGCGCTGCCGGTCGGCGAGGCCGCCGAGCCGTTCGTGGACGCCGACGACATCGCCGAGGTGGCGGCCGCGGCGCTAACCGACGAGCGGCACCACGGGCGTACCTATGACCTGACCGGACCGCGCCTGCTCACCTTCGCCGAGGTGGCCGCGGAGCTGTCCGCGGCCACCGGCCGGGAGATCCGGTTCCTGCCGGTGAGCAAGGCCGACTATGTCGCGGCGCTGCGCGCCGAGGGGCTTCCGGAGGAGTTGGCCGAGCTGTTCGCGCTGGTCACCGACGGCCGCAACGCCCATCTGGGGTACGGCGTGCAGCAGGCCCTGGGCCGTCCGGCACGCGACTTCGCCGGCTACGCCCGCAACGCCGCCGCGACCGGGGTCTGGTCGTGA
- a CDS encoding DUF3618 domain-containing protein: protein MAEEPDRLRQNIEQTRASLTRDVDLLAEKTSPSRVAKRRWNTVKEKVMGSASHVGDTTSSAVGTVQDKASRLGDSVGDKASRLGDTASEKAHEAADAVRGAPQAVASQTQGNPLAAGVIAFGVGLLAAGLIPVTEAERRAGRQLKENSGELTDQVKDLAAEVKDELTGTVQHAAAQVKETAQDAAQTTKAQAQDSAQHATEQTRQAARN from the coding sequence ATGGCTGAAGAACCCGACCGGCTGAGGCAGAACATCGAGCAGACCCGCGCGTCGCTGACCCGCGACGTCGACCTGCTCGCCGAGAAGACCAGCCCGAGCAGGGTCGCCAAGCGGCGGTGGAACACGGTGAAGGAGAAGGTGATGGGCAGCGCTTCCCACGTGGGTGACACCACGTCCTCGGCGGTGGGCACGGTGCAGGACAAGGCGTCCCGGCTGGGTGACTCGGTCGGCGACAAGGCGTCCCGGCTGGGCGACACCGCGAGCGAGAAGGCGCACGAGGCCGCGGACGCGGTACGCGGCGCCCCGCAGGCGGTGGCCTCCCAGACCCAGGGCAACCCGCTTGCCGCTGGGGTGATCGCCTTCGGCGTCGGCCTGCTGGCCGCCGGGCTGATCCCGGTCACCGAGGCCGAGCGTCGCGCCGGGCGGCAGCTCAAGGAGAACAGCGGTGAGCTCACCGACCAGGTCAAGGACCTGGCCGCCGAGGTGAAGGACGAGCTGACCGGCACCGTCCAGCACGCCGCCGCCCAGGTCAAGGAGACCGCCCAGGACGCGGCCCAGACCACCAAGGCGCAGGCTCAGGACTCCGCCCAGCACGCCACCGAGCAGACCCGGCAGGCCGCCCGGAACTGA
- a CDS encoding CBS domain-containing protein, which yields MPGIRVPVRTMKSSGGEMPSAREIMTPGAVCVSERETLADAAQKMADLDVGSLPICGDDNRLKGMITDRDIVVKAIAKGRNPAEVPAGELAEGKPVTIGADDDATEILRTMGQHQVRRLPVIDGHDLVGMVALADVARALPDRPVGDLMDAISKG from the coding sequence ATGCCGGGTATCCGAGTTCCTGTCCGCACGATGAAATCGTCAGGAGGAGAAATGCCAAGCGCACGCGAGATCATGACTCCCGGTGCGGTTTGTGTGAGTGAACGGGAAACGCTGGCCGACGCCGCTCAGAAAATGGCCGATCTCGATGTCGGTTCGCTGCCCATCTGTGGCGATGACAATCGCCTCAAGGGCATGATCACCGACCGCGACATCGTGGTGAAAGCGATCGCCAAGGGTCGTAATCCGGCCGAGGTCCCGGCCGGCGAGCTGGCCGAGGGCAAGCCGGTCACGATCGGCGCGGACGACGACGCCACCGAGATCCTGCGCACCATGGGTCAGCACCAGGTGCGCCGGCTTCCGGTCATCGACGGGCACGACCTGGTCGGCATGGTCGCTCTGGCCGACGTGGCCCGGGCACTGCCCGACCGCCCGGTCGGCGACCTGATGGACGCCATCTCGAAGGGCTGA
- a CDS encoding phage holin family protein → MTSSLPPDQSDRVAQTSIGELIGNISDDLSQLFRQEVELAKAEIKQEATKAGKAAGMLGGAGFAGYLAVLLLSLAAVFGLDAVMPAGWAALIVAAIWGIVAAVLYVTGKNRLKTVDPMPRRTVDTLKEDAQWLKNPTG, encoded by the coding sequence GTGACCAGCTCGCTTCCCCCGGACCAGTCGGACCGGGTCGCGCAGACGTCGATCGGTGAGCTGATCGGCAACATCAGCGACGACCTGTCGCAGCTGTTCCGCCAAGAGGTCGAACTGGCCAAGGCGGAGATCAAGCAGGAAGCCACCAAGGCCGGCAAGGCCGCCGGCATGCTCGGCGGCGCCGGGTTCGCCGGCTACCTGGCCGTGCTGCTGCTCAGCCTCGCCGCCGTGTTCGGCCTGGACGCCGTCATGCCGGCCGGCTGGGCCGCCCTGATCGTCGCCGCGATCTGGGGCATCGTCGCGGCCGTCCTCTACGTGACCGGCAAGAACCGTCTCAAGACCGTGGACCCGATGCCACGGCGCACCGTCGACACCCTCAAGGAGGACGCGCAATGGCTGAAGAACCCGACCGGCTGA